From the Bacteroidia bacterium genome, the window GTACAAAGCTCTGTTTATTTGTTCATAGGGAAATAGCATGGAAATTGCTTTTCTTACATTTAAATTATCAAATATCTTATTATGTTTCTTCCCATCAGGCTTCATATTAAAAGCAGCAAATGAATAATTGAATGTGCTTGTAAACTGAGCATTGTAATTATGATTGAATAAAGAATCCTCACGTAATTTTAATAGTGATTTTGTTGCAAGTGTTGTGCTGGCATCAAATTGTTGCTTCTTAAATTCAAGGACATTTACATTGGGATCGCTGTTGATTTTGAAAATTATTTTTGCAACAGTGGAATGTTCTGATGAATCCTTGGAGTGATCTGTCCAATGATTGCTTTTCTTTTCTAATGTTAAGAATTGACCATGCTCCCATGCAGTGACTTTATAAGGTCCCAGTCCATTTAGTTTTTTTAAATCAAATCCTGTTGCTTCAGAATTAAATTCTTCAAACCAATTTTTAATTTCTTGAGGAGCATTGGAACGAAAATCTTCCGCTGCAATGGTTGCCAACAAATATTTTCCAAGAATATTTTTCGGATCATGAAACGATTGTTGCATAATAATTATATCACCCCAGATGGCAACATCCTGCAGATAGGGTTTAGCAATTTTAATACTAAAAGCAAAAGAATCATTTGAATCTGGAATAAATTCAATCATGTTGTCAAGGTAGGGCTTGAAAAAATCATTTTGTGTCAGCACACATTTGTAAACTTTCAATGTGAAAAGAATATCATTTGCAGTCAGGTGTTCACCATTGTCCCATAGAGCATCATTTCTCAAATGGAATTTGTACGAACTATTTGCTGCATCATATAAGGGTAGTTTGCTGAGAAGATTTGGTTTTAATGTGTTGGTCATAAAATTTGTTCCAATCAAAACACTTTGTGTATAAAGCATAACTTCACTACGCATCAAAGTTTTTCCGTTTGTTGGGTGCAGGTTGTCGGGCTCCTGAAGAACCTGATACACGACTTTATTTTCTGTACTCCATGCCGGATCCCAGATTTTTGCATCTGGAATTGCAATAAATCCGGAATTGCTGTTTGTCTCAGCCACAGTATAATT encodes:
- a CDS encoding ABC transporter substrate-binding protein, yielding MAETNSNSGFIAIPDAKIWDPAWSTENKVVYQVLQEPDNLHPTNGKTLMRSEVMLYTQSVLIGTNFMTNTLKPNLLSKLPLYDAANSSYKFHLRNDALWDNGEHLTANDILFTLKVYKCVLTQNDFFKPYLDNMIEFIPDSNDSFAFSIKIAKPYLQDVAIWGDIIIMQQSFHDPKNILGKYLLATIAAEDFRSNAPQEIKNWFEEFNSEATGFDLKKLNGLGPYKVTAWEHGQFLTLEKKSNHWTDHSKDSSEHSTVAKIIFKINSDPNVNVLEFKKQQFDASTTLATKSLLKLREDSLFNHNYNAQFTSTFNYSFAAFNMKPDGKKHNKIFDNLNVRKAISMLFPYEQINRALYKGEYKRQAGPVCSHKYNFNESLTPILQNYNEAIKLIANAGWKDSDHDGVLDKMIDGIKEDFKFDMNIYSGIPDWNDLSLLLAAELKKAGIVMNIVPLEVPVFLEKARTHDFDMLMSVWTTNVSPDDFTQLWHSSSWSENGDNYSGFGNSTSDALIDSIKFTIDDSLRTAMDKRFQKMVVDDVAYVFLFNSQRRIAVHKRFGNVNLYFEKPGLLLNTFRLLSPVNKTSATG